The Brevibacillus brevis genome contains a region encoding:
- the clpP gene encoding ATP-dependent Clp endopeptidase proteolytic subunit ClpP yields the protein MHMNLIPTVIEQTNRGERAYDIYSRLLKDRIIFLGTPINDTVANIVVAQLLFLQAEDPEKDIHLYINSPGGSITAGMAIYDTMHFIKPDVSTICIGMAASMGAFLLAAGAKGKRFALPNSEVMIHQPLGGAQGQASDIEIAAKRILKMRDHLNTILAERTGQPLERIQKDTDRDNFLSAAEAVEYGLIDKVITSEPSSKK from the coding sequence ATGCATATGAATTTAATTCCAACCGTCATTGAACAGACAAACCGCGGGGAACGTGCTTACGACATTTATTCCCGCCTGCTCAAAGACCGCATCATCTTTCTGGGAACCCCAATCAACGACACCGTAGCCAATATCGTTGTGGCACAGTTGTTGTTCCTTCAGGCGGAAGATCCGGAGAAAGACATTCACTTGTACATAAACAGCCCAGGCGGTTCTATTACTGCTGGTATGGCGATTTACGATACTATGCACTTCATCAAGCCTGATGTATCCACCATTTGTATCGGAATGGCTGCTTCGATGGGAGCATTCCTGCTGGCTGCTGGGGCAAAAGGCAAGCGTTTTGCTCTGCCAAACAGTGAAGTCATGATCCACCAACCATTGGGTGGTGCCCAAGGACAAGCGAGCGACATTGAGATTGCCGCAAAACGTATTTTGAAGATGCGTGATCATCTGAACACCATCCTGGCTGAACGCACTGGACAGCCTTTGGAGCGCATCCAAAAGGATACCGATCGCGACAACTTCCTCTCTGCCGCAGAAGCAGTAGAGTATGGATTGATTGACAAAGTCATCACTTCCGAACCGTCTTCCAAAAAATAA
- a CDS encoding H-type small acid-soluble spore protein, which produces MNVTRAQSIMKSDDHIKVEYEGQAVWIDAVDEKTSTARVHDEKNPAHSQTVYVSQLMEVSQ; this is translated from the coding sequence ATGAATGTAACGAGAGCACAATCCATCATGAAATCCGACGACCATATCAAGGTAGAGTACGAGGGACAAGCTGTTTGGATCGATGCTGTAGACGAAAAAACCTCGACAGCACGTGTGCATGACGAAAAAAATCCAGCACATAGCCAGACTGTCTACGTCAGTCAGTTAATGGAAGTATCACAATGA
- a CDS encoding HPr family phosphocarrier protein: MVQQQVVVQLKTGLQARPAAFFVQEANRFASEVFVEKGNKKVNAKSIMGIMSLAISSGTEITILAEGPDASQAVTSLTNLVSKEE, from the coding sequence ATGGTTCAACAGCAGGTCGTGGTTCAGTTAAAGACCGGTTTGCAAGCTCGTCCAGCAGCCTTTTTCGTACAGGAAGCTAACCGTTTTGCATCGGAAGTATTCGTTGAAAAAGGCAACAAGAAGGTCAATGCGAAAAGCATCATGGGTATCATGAGCCTCGCAATCAGTTCTGGAACGGAAATTACCATTTTGGCAGAAGGGCCGGATGCCTCCCAGGCAGTCACCAGCCTTACGAATCTGGTAAGCAAGGAAGAATAG